The genomic region GGATTAAAACACCAGCAAGACTTCCCAGAATCGGAGCTGTGAGTGGGACCCACCACCAGCAATGTCCAGCCctaaaatgaaacacagaagaggCAGCCGGTGAGCCAGATGCACTGCTGCCCTGCCGCCGCATGGCACAGGGTGAGGTGAGCTGAGTCTGCCGGGGCAGGAGTGAGCTGTGTGAGCAGAGGTGTCTAGTCCCACTTCACATACTGGGCCCTACAACTGGCTTAGACAAATTCTCTATCCACCAGGGTAATTGCTGGAGGGAGGATCATTTTCCTCATCGGCCTGCAAAAGTGGCTCTGCACTGTCTGCAGGTTTCTTGTTCTCTTACAGAAGTAGTCTGTGTGATCCTGATGAGTGTGACtgtcagacagacagacacacacacaccttttccCTCCCAGTTTCAAATAACATCTGCACCTTCTCTACCAAGCTCTCAAAGAGATTTTCtggaattttaatgaaaatgggcAGCCGGGACAGGAGAGACTGCTAATGCCCTCTCTATGGGAAAAGCCATAGCATGGCACCATCTTACTAGATAGGGGAAGGCAGGGTTTCATCTCCGGATTCAGACATCTAAATTTAGGAGAGCTATTCAGCAATCCAGCTGTAAGTACCTGCTTTCAGGTGAGCTGAATTGTCCTCTGGCTCTCCAGTCACTGCAATAACCAGCTAGATCTCTAGCTAACAGGTAGCCAATTTGGTGCCCAAATTGAGGTATCTGAATGTCAAGATCAATCCCATGCTGGAGAATTCGTGTATCCCAAGTTTTGTGTACACAATGCACAGGGCTCGTCTATGCACAACTGTTGCTCTCTGAGAATGGAGAAAGCACTCTGCAGCGATACCATCACTTGGTTCAAAGAAAAAGGCTTCATGACCATTTTATCTTGGGCTTATCTCCTCTCCTTGTGAGCTGAGCAGTGTAAAAGCAAAACAGGTCACTCACGTGAAGACGTCCATTCCCCAGCCAGCAATTGCCGTGAAGACCCTGGGGGGCAGGTCCCGAGAGGGGTTTATGGCATAGCCTGTgttcatccccatccccaggccGATGCCCAGGACCAGGATACCCGTGAGCAGAGCCTGCGTGCCTTTCAGGGCTCCGTTGTTTTTCTCGTCATGGATGATCAGAATGCCCAGCATCAGCATCACTGTCGCCGTAAACTGCAGAGGCAGGAAAGGGGGAACAGGTCAGGAGAGAGAATGGGGAAGGCAGAAGGATCCTGCTCAGCAGAGAGGAACAGACTTCCCAGAATGGAAGAGCAGGTGGGATTCATGGTCTGATCAAGTCAGGGAGGACCCCAATGTTATTCCCTCCTCACAGGTGGACTGAAGAAAAGTCCAGACTCATTTCCCAGCAAAAAAGTTTCCACCTCATCACCAAAAATGCTCTAGCACTGATATGAACTTCTCAGCACTGTCCTCTCCCTCCACCTTTGAAGTTAGGGACATGGGTTACTTAAGTACATTTCGTCTAACAGAGGCAGAGCCGTAACAAACTGCTAATGAGACAAATCTGATCCTCCCTAGAGGGAGTTATGTTTTATATAGCCTGTTGCATTAGCCCTTTCAGGACTAAAAGCAGATGATACCAGATTCTCATCTGGGAAACTGAATCTTCCATCTGTGACAGTACGTAGCTGGCATTTGTAGATCTGCAGTGCCCAAGACGTCAGGAACTGTGGTTTGAATAGAGGTGATGACTCCTGTctctttctgcttcagaaaatgcatCTGGAAAGCCTTGGACAAAGATGCCAGCAAAAGCAGAAACTCTGCAGCTCTTGGCAATGCACTGTCACTGTCATTTACTTTCTTGTGCAGCAAGGACACTGCATGCTCCACAGGAGGCTGAGTGATCAGGTCCCCACCTGTAGGCTCTCCAGCTCTCACCGTCCTCCTCATCATGCCCAGGCAAGAGTTTTGTCAGCTCAGAGACAAAAGCACAGGCTTCCTCAGATTTGAATTGGAAGTGAATCTTCCTTCTCCAGTGTCCCAGTGCTCCACGTCCCCTGAAGCATCCCCTTCCTATTTCTGGGCATCTGGACATTGTGTTGTATGCTGGGAATCAACTGTACACAGTCTACATTGGACTGTTCAAACCCCAGAGGTTCCATCCAGACAGGCAGTGTTCATGTGAAGACAGTCCCGGGCCCTCTGTGCCAGTGAGgggcagccagcagagctgcctgggagAGTGGAGCAGGTGTAGGATCCAAAAAGGAGAAGAACAGTTCAGAGATCTGCCCAGAGCCCAAAGGAGATAGTTCCTGATACAGCTCAGCTTCTCACTTCCCATTGCTTGGGCTGCATGCGGGGAAGGTGTTTGGAGGGCACTAGGACCAAGCTGCAGAACAGCGTGCAGGCGTTAGCTTTTAGGCTTGCTCAGCCACCAAGGTGCCTTGGATCCTACCTGTGGGGCACCTGCCCGGATGGTGGGCTCCTTGGAGTAGAGGTTGTGATTGTGTCTGCAAACATACCACTGTGAGTCCCCTATAGCAGACCTGCAGTAGCACCTGCTACCACCCACCTTCTCCTAGCACACCAGAGCAGTCCCCACTGACCTCTGTGAAGAAGCCCCCCAGCAAGGATACACAGGGAGCGGGGTAAGTGGAGAAGATCGACGCCGTGGCAGTTGGTCCCGTCACTGTAAAGTTCCCCTTGGTGTAGTCATACAGAGCATCTAGGAGAAATGGCAATTACAGGAGTTAGCACAGAGTTCACCCCACATGGCATGTACGCAAGTCCATCCATTGCAGCCAGCAAGGACACCAAGGGGAAGAGAAGCAATGGGAGATATGATGGAGGTGACACACCCCTCGCAGGGCATGATCTCACCAATATCGGTTACCTGCAGACTTTGGTCTGCAGTTGCTTCCTTATGCCTACCAGCTCCATGTCCCTGCTTCAGGAGCCCGGGACAGGCTAGGCGCCCTGGGTGCACTGGAGGcctccatccctctgcccctCGGAGACTGAAACATGCTGGAGCCAATGGGTGGTGTGTCCTCTGCTCACAACTCAAAACCACAGATGactgctgttctgttttctaCAGACCAGCAGAGTCCCCCAGAGCTCCAGCTGTACCTAATATGTGGTAGTCCATCTAACTCAAGCCTTTGCAGATCCTGGAAACAAAATGCTGACGAAATGCAGCTACTGGCCGTGAGTTGAGGACAGGTTTTGGTAGTGGGAATGCCCTGAGCAAAAGGAGCTGTGCTCTCCAGGAACTGCACATCCTTCCTAGATATATCTGGGCCCTGCTCTGGCGTTGAGTTATGAAGGTCTGTCCCACAAGCCAGGAGCTCGCCCTCCTCACCCAGACATCATGCTGGGTActataaaaggaaatatttttgacgAACCGTGAGTTAAGACCAAAATCGTGCTCACAGGAATCCCTGTGATAAAGACACAACCATACCGTAGTAGAGGCCGAAGACAGTGGCTGCTGCCGTAAAGGAGCCCAGGAACTGGCCAATCAGATAAGCTGGGAGCTTCCTCCAAGGGAGGTTTCCTAAAATGCAGTGTGTGAAGGTGATGGCAGCATTCAGATGAGCTCCTGCAAAATCACAGCAAAAGAGAGTGGTCTTGACCCTGATGCGGCTGTTCTGGAGCATGCCTCAGGCCCCACAGTAACCACCCAGACCTTGCTCCAGAACACCAAGACTCTCGCAGGGCAGGGTGTCCCTCCAGCACAGACTCAAAACTGACCCATTTTCCCTGGGCAGCTAAATGATTCAGAGCAGAGAGCTCCTAGCTTTAGTCCTCTAAAAATTAGACAACCTCTGCTTTACTCTCTGTAAACCACAGGCTGCCTCAGTCATCTCACTTGTCAGAGACACCGCTCTTGGCATGGCGTGAGTTTCTCTCTGTATGAGTTTCTCTCTATTCAACTTAAAGGGAGCCCAGAACTTAGACTCATCACCCACCTATTATATGGCTACAGGTAGATGAGGCAAATCTTAACCCAAACAATCGCAAGGCCTTCTGAAAACATCTGATAGACAAGGAGGGCCTCAtcctggcagagctgagcacCCCAGCTGATGGGATCTGGGGGCCCTTAGCACATCTGGCAGGCAAGGCATGAGACGCCGGGGaaacaaactgcaaaattaaCCACTGATGCCCCATATCTTCATGTCTGCAAAGCAAATCCTACACAGGGCTATCAGCAGGGATTCAAATTAGCTCTTAGATGTCACTGCATTGAGAAAGGGTTACCAGGATGGTCAATCCTGGCCAGACCATGGTTGCTCCCACTAGTGTGGAGCAGACCCTGTCCTTCCCCTGCAGAGTTTGTAATCTTGGACTGCCTTTCCATACACCTTTTAGTACATGGCTTTCAAACAGTGCAAGACCAGTTCTCCCTGTTTTGAGGGGACACCTTCTGTGGAGGAGGTTGGTATCACAATGGTGCTTCTGAAGAAAGATTAAGTGGATCCAGGTTTGGTTCCCTCGGTGCAAACCACATTTGTTCTCCAGGCCTCATCTCCCCACGAGTCCAAAGGAAGTATTTGCTTTTTCCTGCCTAGTAGGTGTAAACTTTGGGGGTTAGTAAATGCTGCAACCTTAGTGGCCTTTTCCTACTCCAGACTCAGAAAGGGGTAAGAGCCAGACACACGTCATCTCACCAAAGTACAGGACAGAGTGAAGTGAAAGTACATGAAGAAGCATGTACCGCCTGCTACAGTCCCACAACCACAACTGAAATGGAGGGAGACCCCTTTTTCTTCGATCTTCTGATCCTTTGCAGGCATGACCAGCCATTTCAGAGATCACAAGAAACATCTTGTGAGACAAATGAAGCCAAATCATAATGCCAAGAAGCCCTGAAGCTGGCTCCAGAGCCAGCCTGTTGCTGGCTGAGCGGAGACCCTTCCTCCCACTTCCCAGTCCTCAGCAGATCAGCTCCATCTCAAACGTCACCTGGGAATGCGGGGACCTGCTTTCCTCAGCCCACTTTCCCCAGGATGTCTCCACCAGCTCCAAAAGGACAGGGAGACCAAGAGCTGACTGCTTGCATGGAAAAATTTTCCTTCCCAAGCCAGCCCCAGCCTTGGACATCTCTCTGCTCCAACAGTTCAAGAGCAAGGACTTGC from Aptenodytes patagonicus chromosome Z, bAptPat1.pri.cur, whole genome shotgun sequence harbors:
- the LOC143172418 gene encoding aquaporin-7-like; protein product: MLEKIQKALTIRSGTIRELLAEALGMFILMVFGLSSVAQVVLGRGDFGQHLSINLGFGIGVTLGIHAAGGISGAHLNAAITFTHCILGNLPWRKLPAYLIGQFLGSFTAAATVFGLYYDALYDYTKGNFTVTGPTATASIFSTYPAPCVSLLGGFFTEFTATVMLMLGILIIHDEKNNGALKGTQALLTGILVLGIGLGMGMNTGYAINPSRDLPPRVFTAIAGWGMDVFTAGHCWWWVPLTAPILGSLAGVLIHKLFIDFHNQPVPESGNEKGQPAVETSTL